Proteins encoded by one window of Nicotiana tabacum cultivar K326 chromosome 10, ASM71507v2, whole genome shotgun sequence:
- the LOC107781320 gene encoding NDR1/HIN1-like protein 10 — translation MPGPHLNGAYYGPSIPPPSKTYHRPGHGGGCCCNPFSCCCGCLFNCICTCIFQILCTLLVIVGVVAFVLWFILRPNKVNFHVADASLTQFDLSTKNSTLYYDLALNVSIRNTNKRIGIYYDSIEARALFLGRNFSSTNLEPFYQGHKNTTDLKIVFKGQNLIMLGDKEKSDYNGEKDSGVYAIGVKLYMRIRLKFGWIKTKKIKPIIMCDLKVPFKSNGTTSSGTTFERTQCHLDW, via the coding sequence ATGCCGGGACCCCATCTGAACGGAGCATATTACGGCCCATCAATTCCGCCGCCGTCAAAAACCTACCACCGCCCAGGCCACGGCGGCGGGTGCTGCTGCAACCCATTCAGCTGCTGCTGCGGCTGTCTCTTCAACTGCATCTGCACTTGCATCTTCCAgatactctgcactcttttggTCATTGTTGGTGTCGTAGCCTTTGTCCTCTGGTTTATCCTCAGACCCAACAAAGTCAATTTCCACGTCGCTGACGCCTCACTTACCCAATTCGATCTCTCCACAAAAAACAGTACCCTTTACTACGATCTTGCTCTCAATGTCTCCATCAGAAACACCAATAAACGAATTGGGATTTACTATGATTCCATTGAAGCTAGGGCTTTGTTTCTTGGCCGGAATTTCTCCAGTACAAATCTTGAACCGTTTTATCAGGGTCACAAGAATACTACAGATCTGAAAATAGTGTTCAAGGGTCAGAATTTGATTATGCTAGGGGATAAAGAGAAATCTGATTACAATGGGGAGAAGGATTCTGGGGTTTATGCGATTGGAGTGAAGCTTTACATGCGGATTAGGCTCAAGTTTGGGTGgatcaaaaccaagaaaattAAGCCgattattatgtgtgatttgaaggttccttTCAAGTCTAATGGTACAACATCTTCTGGTACCACTTTTGAGAGAACCCAATGCCATCTTGATTGGTGA